From a single Candoia aspera isolate rCanAsp1 chromosome 2, rCanAsp1.hap2, whole genome shotgun sequence genomic region:
- the LOC134488921 gene encoding E3 ubiquitin-protein ligase TRIM31-like: MASEALIKELCDETTCPICMDYFKKPVTIAACRHSFCEACLAEFWKESDSDACPQCTEVIQPKSFRPSWQPGSVVKLEEGIKIEEEGAMCEKQQESPLSKEDEVLVGLVHDGSQEPWEQSEFPVDKASQEYKMADNGGAGPGHGRKGRGVSWRHKETLDLLEIWGEQKIQDQLRSSHRNIDFFEYIAQEMTARGHRRTAVECRSKTKVMRLEYKRVIGHNSRAGSNKVTCPFYKQLHRILRGDASVTPKRVSRSLNFKHVPEQAAVGDLPVLKEPFPLTELDVVNPTEEESARDVIASESSAGEGAAETGANDTIQIGEEGSIAGRGQ, encoded by the exons ATGGCATCTGAGGCGCTGATCAAGGAACTCTGCGATGAAACAACCTGCCCCATCTGCATGGACTATTTCAAAAAGCCAGTGACCATCGCAGCATGCAGGCACAGCTTCTGTGAAGCGTGCTTGGCTGAATTTTGGAAGGAATCTGACAGCGATGCATGTCCTCAGTGTACTGAAGTGATCCAGCCAAAGAGTTTCAGGCCCAGCTGGCAACCGGGAAGTGTTGTAAAGCTTGAGGAAGGGATCAAGATAGAAGAGGAAGGGGCCATGTGCGAGAAACAGCAGGAGTCCCCCTTGAGCAAGGAGGATGAAGTTCTCGTTGGCTTGGTGCACGATGGATCTCAGGAGCCTTGGGAACAGAGTGAGTTTCCCGTGGACAAGGCTTCGCAAGAGTATAAG ATGGCTGATAATGGTGGGGCAGGCCCCGGCCATGGCCGCAAGGGGCGGGGCGTTTCATGGCGGCACAAGGAGACCTTAGACTTGTTGGAAATCTGGGGGGAGCAGAAGATCCAGGACCAGCTCCGCAGCAGCCACCGCAATATAGACTTCTTCGAGTACATTGCCCAAGAGATGACTGCCCGTGGCCACCGCCGCACCGCCGTAGAGTGCCGGTCCAAGACCAAAGTCATGCGGCTGGAATATAAGCGAGTGATTGGCCACAATTCCAGGGCCGGGAGCAACAAGGTGACTTGCCCTTTTTACAAGCAGCTGCATCGCATCCTTCGCGGTGATGCCAGTGTGACTCCGAAGCGGGTTTCGCGAAGCCTGAATTTCAAGCATGTGCCTGAGCAGGCAGCCGTAGGTGACCTCCCGGTTCTCAAGGAGCCCTTCCCGCTGACGGAGCTTGACGTAGTTAATCCCACAGAGGAAGAAAGCGCCA GAGATGTGATTGCTTCTGAGAGCAGTGCGGGAGAAGGAGCAGCGGAAACTGGAGCAAATGACACGATCCAGATTGGGGAAGAAGGCAGCATTGCAGGAAGAGGTCAGTAG